A single genomic interval of Nycticebus coucang isolate mNycCou1 chromosome 21, mNycCou1.pri, whole genome shotgun sequence harbors:
- the PFDN4 gene encoding prefoldin subunit 4 — protein sequence MAATMKKAAAEDVNVTFEDQQKINKFARNTSRITELKEEIEVKKKQLQNLEDACDDIMLADEDCLMIPYQIGDVFISHSQEETQEMLEEAKKNLQEEIDALESRVESIQRVLADLKVQLYAKFGSNINLEADES from the exons ATGGCGGCCACCATGAAGAAGGCG GCTGCAGAAGATGTCAACGTGACTTTCGAAGATcaacaaaagataaacaaatttgcACGGAATACGAGTAGAATCACAGagctgaaggaagaaatagaagtaaaaaaG AAACAGCTCCAAAATTTAGAAGATGCTTGTGATGACATCATGCTCGCAGATGAGGACTGTTTAATGATACCTTATCAAATTGGCGATGTTTTCATTAGCCATTCTCAAGAAGAAACACAAGAAATGTTAGAAGAAGCAAAG aaaaatttgCAAGAAGAAATTGATGCCTTAGAATCCAGAGTGGAATCAATTCAGCGGGTGTTAGCAGATTTGAAAGTTCAGTTATATGCAAAATTTGGGAGCAATATAAATCTTGAAGCCGATGaaagttaa